Proteins encoded in a region of the Saccharothrix ecbatanensis genome:
- the amcA gene encoding multiple cyclophane-containing RiPP AmcA: MRVNSFNNDPTWDNVTGGGGFDNRPTWDDWKNK; the protein is encoded by the coding sequence GTGAGAGTCAATTCATTCAACAACGATCCCACGTGGGACAACGTCACCGGGGGTGGCGGGTTTGACAACCGCCCCACGTGGGATGACTGGAAGAACAAGTAG
- a CDS encoding pentapeptide repeat-containing protein has product MDFLKVAGKTIQRASIEEEDLLNQSPAFRGEFDYVTARIEGGDQSEVVGEGSLSVVVVSTVDLSNSRLAPIELSDVRFENVNFSNAAMSETSARRTEFLRSQAIGLRIDFAQAADLYAEDCRFDYAAIRFERVKNAVVFRRCSFRETAISGDLSNVVFDDCEMDQVEFDATRAGGCDFTSSRLIGVRGLLTLRGARIDADQAGTLGTQFASEAGLTVVT; this is encoded by the coding sequence ATGGACTTTCTAAAAGTCGCGGGTAAGACGATTCAGCGAGCGTCCATCGAAGAGGAAGACTTGTTGAATCAGTCGCCGGCGTTTCGGGGCGAGTTTGACTACGTCACCGCGCGCATCGAGGGGGGTGACCAGTCGGAGGTTGTAGGCGAAGGGTCATTGTCAGTGGTCGTGGTCTCCACAGTTGATCTGTCGAATTCCCGCCTCGCCCCCATCGAGCTTTCTGATGTGCGTTTCGAAAACGTGAACTTTTCCAATGCGGCGATGTCGGAGACCTCCGCGCGGCGGACGGAATTTCTTCGCTCTCAAGCAATCGGTCTACGGATCGACTTTGCCCAAGCTGCGGACTTGTACGCGGAGGACTGTCGTTTTGATTATGCGGCGATTCGGTTCGAGCGCGTGAAGAACGCGGTTGTGTTCCGCCGCTGTTCCTTCCGTGAGACTGCGATCAGCGGCGACCTTTCCAATGTGGTCTTCGACGACTGTGAGATGGATCAGGTGGAGTTTGACGCTACTCGCGCCGGCGGATGTGATTTTACATCCTCGCGCTTGATCGGGGTTCGTGGCCTTCTCACGCTGCGAGGCGCGCGGATTGACGCCGATCAGGCCGGCACTCTGGGAACTCAGTTTGCGTCAGAGGCCGGCCTGACCGTGGTCACTTAG
- a CDS encoding aldo/keto reductase yields MGMSDFYGPGDEAESTTTIHRALDLGVRFLDTADMYGPFTNEELVGRAIAARRDEVVLATKFAVVRDPGAPRSEWGLRGDPEYVKQAAEASLRRLGTDHIDLYYQHRVDPNVPIEDTVGAMAELVAEGKVRHIGLSEAGAATIRRAHAVHPIAAVQTEWSLFSRDIEDEVAPTCRELGIGIVAYSPLGRGMLTGRYTSKDDFAAGDFRTAGQPRFADENFARNLALVESLGEVAREHDVTPGQIALAWVHHQGAVPIPGTRRVKYLEENAAAADLKLTDAQLARITDAVPADAVAGTRYAPEVMGTLGR; encoded by the coding sequence ATGGGCATGAGCGACTTCTACGGTCCCGGTGACGAAGCCGAGTCCACCACCACCATCCACCGCGCCCTCGACCTGGGCGTCCGGTTCCTCGACACGGCCGACATGTACGGGCCGTTCACCAACGAGGAGCTGGTGGGCCGGGCCATCGCGGCACGCCGGGACGAGGTCGTGCTTGCCACGAAGTTCGCCGTGGTCCGCGATCCGGGCGCACCGCGATCCGAGTGGGGCCTGCGCGGCGACCCGGAGTACGTCAAGCAGGCCGCCGAGGCGTCGTTGCGCCGGCTGGGCACCGACCACATCGACCTGTACTACCAGCACCGCGTCGACCCGAACGTGCCGATCGAGGACACCGTCGGTGCGATGGCCGAACTGGTCGCCGAGGGCAAGGTCCGGCACATCGGGCTGTCCGAGGCGGGCGCGGCGACGATCCGGCGGGCGCACGCCGTGCACCCGATCGCGGCCGTGCAGACCGAGTGGTCGCTGTTCTCGCGGGACATCGAGGACGAGGTCGCGCCGACGTGCCGCGAGCTGGGCATCGGGATCGTCGCGTACTCGCCGCTGGGCCGCGGCATGCTCACCGGCCGGTACACGTCGAAGGACGATTTCGCGGCCGGTGACTTCCGGACCGCGGGCCAGCCCCGGTTCGCCGACGAGAACTTCGCGCGCAACCTCGCGCTGGTGGAGTCGCTGGGCGAGGTGGCACGCGAGCACGACGTGACGCCGGGCCAGATCGCGTTGGCGTGGGTGCACCACCAGGGCGCGGTGCCGATCCCGGGCACCCGGCGGGTCAAGTACCTGGAGGAGAACGCCGCCGCGGCCGACCTCAAGCTCACCGACGCGCAGCTGGCCCGCATCACCGACGCCGTGCCCGCCGACGCGGTGGCCGGCACCCGTTACGCGCCCGAGGTGATGGGCACGCTCGGCCGGTAG